One genomic segment of bacterium includes these proteins:
- a CDS encoding VWA domain-containing protein has product MRTRLAVFALAGALFAGCSNLSEDKNKQDSKAAADEPDLGLMLLTESAPMMAVAPVPFRGGRDDFNTEEYGRIEDTGFHTAVADPLSTFSIDVDTASYSNTRRFIGDSQLPPPDAVRIEEFINYFTYDYPAPEGTDPFSVTTELSGCPWNRGHLLALIGIQGKKVETADLPDSNLVFLLDVSGSMDEPDKLPLLKKAFRLLVDQLGPRDRVAIVVYAGAAGTVLPSTAGDKKERILDAIDQLDAGGSTAGGEGIKLAYRTARDNFIEGGNNRVILATDGDFNVGVSSDGELVRLIEDERRGGIFLTVLGFGTGNLKDSKMEALADKGNGNYAYIDGVLEAKKVLVNQLGGTLLTIAKDVKIQVEFNPALVKGYRLIGYVNRKLDNEDFADDRKDAGELGAGHSVTALYEIIPAGSEETVPDAGGLKYQNVGISPAGLESGEWMTVKLRYKEPQGEESILITRTVEGTPEPLEASSENFRFAAAVAEFGLLLRGSEYKGDASYPQVLELARGAKGTDAEGYRSEFIRLAETAEILSRNDARDSGGKKPESPAD; this is encoded by the coding sequence ATGAGAACCCGGCTCGCCGTTTTCGCCCTCGCGGGCGCACTTTTCGCCGGCTGCAGCAACCTCTCGGAGGACAAAAACAAACAGGACTCGAAGGCGGCCGCCGACGAACCCGATCTGGGATTGATGCTACTGACCGAGTCCGCGCCCATGATGGCGGTGGCGCCCGTTCCCTTCAGGGGCGGCCGGGACGATTTCAACACCGAGGAGTACGGGCGGATCGAGGACACCGGTTTCCATACCGCCGTGGCCGACCCCCTCTCCACCTTCTCCATCGACGTCGACACCGCTTCCTACAGCAACACCCGCCGGTTCATCGGAGACTCGCAGCTCCCGCCCCCGGACGCGGTCCGGATCGAGGAGTTCATCAACTACTTCACCTACGACTATCCGGCGCCCGAGGGCACCGACCCCTTCTCGGTGACCACGGAACTGTCGGGCTGCCCCTGGAACCGGGGGCACCTGCTGGCCCTGATCGGAATCCAGGGGAAGAAGGTGGAAACGGCGGACCTCCCCGACAGCAACCTGGTCTTTCTCCTCGACGTCTCCGGCTCGATGGACGAACCCGACAAGCTCCCCCTCCTGAAGAAAGCCTTCCGCCTCCTGGTCGACCAGCTCGGACCCCGGGACCGGGTGGCGATCGTGGTCTACGCCGGAGCGGCGGGAACGGTGCTGCCCTCGACCGCGGGCGACAAGAAGGAACGCATCCTCGACGCCATCGACCAGCTCGACGCCGGCGGGTCGACCGCGGGGGGCGAAGGCATCAAGCTGGCCTACCGCACCGCCCGGGACAACTTCATCGAGGGGGGGAACAACCGGGTGATCCTGGCCACCGACGGCGACTTCAACGTGGGGGTCTCCAGCGACGGGGAACTGGTCCGCCTGATCGAAGACGAGCGCCGGGGCGGGATCTTCCTCACCGTGCTCGGGTTCGGTACCGGCAACCTCAAGGATTCCAAGATGGAGGCCCTGGCCGACAAGGGCAACGGCAACTACGCCTACATCGACGGGGTCCTGGAAGCCAAGAAGGTTCTGGTCAACCAGTTGGGGGGAACGCTCCTGACCATCGCCAAGGACGTCAAGATCCAGGTCGAGTTCAACCCGGCCCTGGTCAAGGGCTACCGCCTGATCGGCTACGTCAACCGTAAACTCGACAACGAGGATTTCGCCGACGACCGCAAGGACGCGGGCGAACTGGGGGCCGGACATTCCGTAACCGCCCTCTACGAGATCATCCCCGCCGGGTCCGAGGAGACCGTCCCCGACGCCGGCGGGCTCAAGTACCAGAACGTCGGGATCTCCCCGGCGGGCCTGGAGAGCGGGGAGTGGATGACGGTGAAGCTCCGCTACAAGGAGCCCCAGGGGGAAGAGAGCATCCTCATCACCCGGACGGTGGAAGGGACCCCCGAACCCCTGGAAGCGTCCTCGGAGAACTTCCGCTTCGCCGCCGCCGTGGCCGAATTCGGACTGCTCCTGCGCGGCTCCGAATACAAAGGGGACGCTTCCTACCCCCAGGTCCTGGAACTGGCCCGGGGAGCGAAGGGGACCGACGCCGAAGGCTACCGGTCCGAGTTCATCCGCCTGGCCGAGACCGCGGAAATCCTCAGCCGGAACGACGCCCGGGACTCCGGGGGCAAGAAACCGGAGTCTCCGGCGGACTGA
- a CDS encoding DUF5320 domain-containing protein: MPGFDGTGPTGKGPLTGGGDGYCVLKLGAGPGESSRGPAAELEDRIREIGFQVRLLRGRVEYLEDRKRPAAGGETPKGEMRDGKSGN, from the coding sequence ATGCCCGGATTCGACGGAACGGGACCGACGGGGAAAGGACCGCTGACCGGAGGTGGAGACGGATACTGCGTCCTCAAGCTCGGCGCCGGCCCGGGGGAAAGCTCCCGCGGCCCGGCGGCCGAACTGGAAGATCGGATCCGGGAGATCGGTTTCCAGGTGCGTCTTCTCCGCGGTCGGGTAGAATACCTGGAAGATCGAAAGCGCCCGGCGGCGGGGGGCGAAACCCCGAAAGGAGAGATGCGGGATGGAAAAAGCGGAAACTGA
- a CDS encoding phosphoenolpyruvate carboxykinase (GTP), with translation MSSVHSVLKEKCDGDSLRRLLALENRKLHEFVAHYAEVCDPDSIRVCDDSPESIAYIRSRALELGEETALAMEGHTIHFDGYFDQARDKAQTKYLLPPEMDLGPRINSIDEKKGFQEMEGLLRGIMAGKQMYVLFFCLGPTFSDFSTPCVQITDSAYVAHSEYILYRPGYEYFRSIGDSRDFFRYVHSAGELEGNVSKNIDQRRVYIDLKENIVFSTNTQYAGNTVGLKKLALRLAIRKASREAWLAEHMLLMGVHGPGGRVTYFSGAFPSACGKTSTAMCAGEGIVGDDIAYLREKSGVCRAANVEAGIFGIIQDVNPKDDPVIWNALTTPGEVIFSNVLVAGDVPYWLGDGRDVPEEGVNYSGEWYRGKKDKSGNAVSHSHKNARYTISLARLGNLDGRADDPEGVPLSGILFGGRDSDTSVPVQKAFDWAHGVLTMGASLESETTAATLGQEGVRKFNIMSNLDFLSIPLGQYIRNYLAFGKRLEVPPAIFGVNYFLRGADGKFLNAIEDKRVWLKWAESAVHNDVAMIESPTGFIPRYLDLQRLFQEVLGKDYSREDYVRQFTIRIPENLAKLERIAHLYYAQVPNTPDVLFSVFEEQQARLDEARRRLGEYISPLDLR, from the coding sequence ATGAGCTCCGTTCATTCCGTATTGAAAGAAAAATGCGACGGGGACAGTCTGCGTCGGCTGCTGGCCCTGGAGAACCGCAAGCTGCACGAGTTCGTCGCCCACTACGCCGAAGTCTGCGACCCCGACTCCATCCGCGTCTGCGACGATTCTCCCGAAAGCATCGCCTACATCCGCTCCCGGGCTTTGGAGTTGGGGGAAGAGACGGCCCTGGCCATGGAAGGGCACACCATCCACTTCGACGGGTATTTCGACCAGGCCCGGGACAAGGCCCAGACCAAGTATCTGCTCCCCCCCGAGATGGACCTGGGTCCGCGGATCAACAGCATCGACGAAAAGAAGGGGTTCCAGGAGATGGAGGGTCTGCTCCGGGGGATTATGGCCGGCAAGCAGATGTACGTCCTGTTCTTCTGCCTGGGGCCGACCTTCTCCGATTTCTCCACCCCCTGCGTCCAGATCACCGATTCCGCCTACGTCGCTCATTCCGAGTACATACTCTACCGGCCCGGTTACGAGTATTTCCGGAGCATCGGCGATTCCCGCGACTTTTTCCGCTACGTCCATTCCGCCGGCGAGCTGGAGGGGAACGTCAGCAAGAACATCGACCAGCGCCGGGTCTATATCGACCTCAAGGAAAACATCGTCTTCAGCACCAACACCCAGTACGCGGGCAACACCGTCGGCCTGAAGAAGCTGGCCCTGCGCCTGGCCATCCGCAAGGCCTCGCGGGAAGCGTGGCTGGCCGAGCATATGCTCCTGATGGGCGTCCACGGGCCCGGGGGACGGGTCACGTATTTTTCCGGGGCCTTCCCTTCGGCCTGCGGCAAGACCTCGACCGCCATGTGCGCGGGCGAGGGCATCGTCGGGGACGACATCGCCTACCTCCGGGAAAAATCGGGGGTCTGCCGGGCCGCCAACGTCGAGGCCGGGATCTTCGGGATCATCCAGGACGTCAACCCCAAGGACGACCCGGTCATCTGGAACGCGCTGACCACTCCCGGCGAGGTTATCTTCAGCAACGTCCTCGTCGCCGGCGACGTCCCCTACTGGCTTGGAGACGGCCGCGACGTTCCCGAGGAGGGGGTCAACTACAGCGGGGAGTGGTACCGGGGGAAGAAGGACAAGTCCGGCAACGCCGTCTCCCACTCCCACAAGAACGCCCGCTACACCATCAGCCTCGCCCGGCTGGGGAACCTCGACGGCCGCGCCGACGACCCCGAGGGCGTCCCCCTCAGCGGGATCCTCTTCGGCGGCCGGGATTCCGATACCAGTGTCCCCGTACAGAAAGCCTTCGACTGGGCGCACGGAGTCCTGACCATGGGGGCGTCCCTGGAATCCGAAACCACCGCCGCCACCTTGGGGCAGGAGGGGGTGAGAAAGTTCAACATCATGTCCAACCTGGACTTCCTCTCCATTCCCCTGGGGCAGTACATCCGCAACTACCTGGCGTTCGGGAAACGGCTGGAAGTACCCCCCGCGATTTTCGGGGTCAACTACTTCCTGAGGGGCGCCGACGGGAAGTTCCTCAACGCCATCGAGGACAAGCGGGTCTGGCTGAAATGGGCCGAGTCGGCCGTCCACAACGACGTCGCCATGATCGAATCCCCCACCGGGTTCATACCCCGTTACCTCGACCTTCAGCGTCTCTTCCAGGAGGTCCTCGGCAAGGACTATTCCCGGGAAGATTACGTCCGCCAGTTCACCATCCGGATTCCGGAGAACCTGGCCAAGCTGGAGCGGATCGCGCACCTTTACTATGCCCAGGTCCCCAACACCCCCGACGTTCTTTTCTCGGTCTTCGAGGAACAGCAGGCCCGGCTGGACGAGGCCCGGCGACGCCTGGGGGAGTACATCTCCCCCCTGGACCTGCGCTGA
- a CDS encoding DUF1566 domain-containing protein, which produces MKIAAIGITIVLAFSFIPSVPAADFDGDGTGEIALFRPSNGLWAVRGLTRIYFGASGDIPEPADYSGAGYDLPVIFRPSSGLWAVPGAVTRIYFGTAADKPKAGDYDGDGTEDPAIFRESSGLWAARGITRFYFGRTGDRALAPDIAHGAGPGGGLLKTGMTRIDHTGDDGSYRTGTSFHYVDHGNGTVTDVVTGLMWPTDGDGVGCFNGQTATWVEALDYCNGLTFAGYNDWRLPNVRELHSLVNYSSTTPKISTTIFINTKSNRYVSSTTHAGFTGSAWYVNFSDGDIGPLGKNDFGPIFYVRAVRGGD; this is translated from the coding sequence ATGAAAATAGCGGCAATCGGGATAACGATCGTTCTTGCCTTCTCGTTCATCCCCTCCGTGCCGGCCGCCGATTTTGACGGCGACGGCACCGGCGAGATCGCCCTCTTCCGCCCCTCCAACGGCCTCTGGGCGGTCCGGGGCCTGACCCGGATCTATTTCGGCGCTTCCGGGGACATACCGGAACCGGCCGATTACAGCGGGGCCGGATACGACCTTCCGGTCATCTTCCGGCCTTCCAGCGGGTTGTGGGCTGTGCCCGGCGCCGTCACCCGGATCTATTTCGGTACTGCCGCCGACAAGCCGAAGGCGGGGGATTACGACGGCGACGGGACCGAAGATCCCGCCATATTCCGGGAAAGCTCGGGGCTCTGGGCCGCCCGCGGCATCACCCGGTTTTACTTCGGACGCACCGGCGACCGGGCCCTCGCCCCCGACATCGCCCACGGCGCCGGCCCTGGGGGAGGGCTTCTCAAGACCGGTATGACCCGGATCGACCATACGGGAGACGACGGTTCCTACCGGACGGGGACGTCTTTTCATTACGTCGATCACGGCAACGGCACCGTCACCGATGTCGTCACCGGCCTGATGTGGCCCACCGACGGCGACGGCGTCGGCTGCTTTAACGGTCAGACGGCGACTTGGGTGGAAGCGCTGGATTACTGCAACGGCCTCACCTTCGCCGGGTACAACGACTGGCGCCTCCCCAATGTCCGGGAATTGCATTCCTTGGTCAATTACTCCTCGACTACCCCGAAAATCAGCACCACGATCTTCATCAACACCAAGAGCAACCGGTACGTCTCGTCCACCACCCATGCCGGTTTCACCGGCAGCGCCTGGTACGTTAACTTCAGTGATGGCGATATCGGGCCTTTGGGAAAAAATGACTTCGGGCCCATCTTCTACGTGCGCGCCGTCCGCGGAGGGGATTAA
- a CDS encoding NifB/NifX family molybdenum-iron cluster-binding protein, whose protein sequence is MKIAIPTADGRLCLHFGHCRAFALAEVDPEKGTVSEIEYLTPPEHEPGVLPRWLHEQGVETVLAGGMGRTAQMLLSRQGIEVVVGAPSDEPEDLIRAYLAGSLQAGDNACDH, encoded by the coding sequence ATGAAAATCGCCATCCCCACCGCCGACGGGCGGCTCTGCCTGCATTTCGGCCACTGCCGGGCGTTCGCCCTGGCCGAGGTCGACCCCGAAAAGGGCACCGTTTCCGAAATCGAATACCTGACCCCGCCGGAACACGAACCGGGGGTCCTCCCCCGGTGGCTGCACGAGCAGGGGGTCGAGACGGTCCTGGCCGGGGGCATGGGCCGCACCGCTCAGATGCTTCTGAGCCGGCAAGGGATCGAGGTGGTGGTCGGGGCGCCCTCGGACGAGCCCGAGGATCTTATCCGGGCTTACCTGGCCGGTTCCCTGCAAGCGGGCGATAACGCCTGCGACCACTGA
- a CDS encoding acyl-CoA thioester hydrolase/BAAT C-terminal domain-containing protein, with product MKEPCLLEAYPARDQADRPFRVMARGLKPGSRATVRARTVDEGGREWETAGVFRADAGGDVDLSLQAPESGGWSVPDPGGLLWSLRPARGRGPVPLFRKNGLEPVRIDLSLETDGQTAAAAGLERRFLPPGGEVVREPVDENGVTGVFFHPAGGGPRPVVVCLSGSGGGVSEPRAALLAARGYAALALAYFGSGSLPRSLSEIPLEFFDRARTWLAAHPAADDRRLALYGFSKGGELALLLASFRPEVRAVASFSGSSRVWQGLKFGRPASSWTRGGAPVPFLPFRLPAGDIARLLLGRPVAFERGYSRGLAAAPPGAAAIAAGRIRGAVLAVAGTGDRVWPAADFARELEADRKIAGTGCRLLVEDAGHLVALPYLPPAQICRNLIFSRAPFEADGRAGARAWEALVAFLDETL from the coding sequence ATGAAAGAGCCCTGCCTCCTGGAAGCGTACCCCGCGCGGGACCAGGCCGACCGGCCCTTCCGGGTCATGGCCCGGGGGCTGAAACCCGGTTCCCGGGCCACCGTCCGGGCCCGAACCGTCGACGAAGGCGGCCGGGAATGGGAGACCGCCGGGGTCTTCCGGGCCGACGCCGGGGGCGACGTCGACCTCTCCCTCCAGGCCCCGGAATCGGGAGGATGGAGCGTTCCCGACCCCGGCGGACTCCTCTGGTCCCTGCGCCCCGCCCGCGGGCGGGGCCCGGTTCCCCTCTTCCGCAAGAACGGCCTGGAGCCGGTCCGGATCGACCTGTCCCTGGAGACGGACGGGCAGACCGCGGCGGCCGCCGGCCTCGAACGCCGCTTTCTCCCCCCGGGGGGAGAGGTGGTTCGGGAACCGGTCGACGAAAACGGGGTGACGGGCGTCTTCTTCCACCCGGCCGGGGGCGGCCCACGGCCGGTGGTGGTCTGCCTGAGCGGTTCGGGAGGGGGAGTGAGCGAACCCCGGGCGGCGCTCCTGGCGGCGCGCGGCTACGCCGCCCTGGCCCTGGCCTATTTCGGCTCGGGCTCCCTCCCCCGGTCCCTCAGCGAAATTCCCCTGGAGTTCTTCGACCGGGCCCGGACGTGGCTGGCGGCCCATCCCGCCGCCGACGACCGGCGGCTGGCTCTCTACGGGTTCTCCAAGGGCGGGGAACTGGCGCTGCTGCTGGCTTCCTTCCGCCCCGAGGTCAGGGCCGTGGCCTCATTTTCCGGGAGTTCCCGGGTCTGGCAGGGCCTGAAATTCGGCCGGCCGGCTTCCTCCTGGACCCGGGGCGGCGCGCCGGTGCCGTTTCTTCCCTTCCGGCTCCCGGCCGGCGACATCGCCCGCCTCCTGCTCGGGCGCCCAGTGGCGTTCGAGCGGGGCTACTCCCGGGGACTGGCCGCGGCGCCGCCGGGAGCCGCCGCCATCGCGGCGGGGAGGATCCGGGGAGCGGTGCTGGCGGTGGCCGGAACCGGGGACCGGGTCTGGCCCGCCGCCGACTTCGCTCGGGAGCTGGAGGCCGACCGGAAGATAGCGGGCACGGGGTGCCGGCTCCTGGTGGAGGACGCCGGCCACCTGGTGGCCCTGCCCTACCTGCCCCCGGCCCAGATCTGCCGCAACCTGATCTTTTCCCGGGCGCCGTTCGAAGCCGACGGCCGCGCCGGAGCCCGCGCCTGGGAAGCGCTGGTCGCGTTCCTGGACGAGACCCTCTGA
- a CDS encoding Mrp/NBP35 family ATP-binding protein — MEKAETEDDLGRQLDEIELQGRMRRIGRKFLIMSGKGGVGKSTFAVNLATALVREGARVGLLDVDLHGPSIPGLLGLEGKRLRPDGCGEIRPLLTPEGLEVVSLGLILQGTGEAVIWRGPLKYKAIHQFLKDVAWGSLDYLVIDSPPGTGDEPLSIAQLAGPGTEAVLVTTPQERALDDVRRSVSFCRMLHLPAAGIVENMSGLVCPHCGVDIDLFKRGGGEKLAAETGVPFLGRIPLDERIVDSGETGRPFVSAHPDGPPARALRAVIAALTAKPAAAPEAGGASTTTEEQP, encoded by the coding sequence ATGGAAAAAGCGGAAACTGAAGACGATCTCGGACGCCAGTTGGACGAGATCGAGCTTCAAGGCCGGATGCGCCGGATCGGTCGGAAATTCCTGATCATGTCCGGCAAGGGAGGCGTGGGGAAAAGCACCTTCGCGGTCAACCTGGCCACGGCCCTGGTCCGGGAAGGGGCCAGAGTGGGGCTGCTCGACGTCGATCTGCACGGACCCAGTATCCCCGGCCTCCTGGGTTTGGAAGGGAAACGGCTGCGGCCCGACGGCTGCGGGGAGATCCGGCCCCTGCTTACCCCCGAGGGGCTGGAAGTGGTTTCCCTGGGCCTGATTCTCCAGGGGACGGGGGAAGCGGTGATCTGGCGCGGCCCCTTGAAGTACAAGGCCATTCATCAGTTTCTCAAGGACGTCGCCTGGGGTTCGCTCGATTATCTGGTCATCGATTCGCCTCCCGGCACCGGGGACGAACCCCTCTCCATCGCTCAGCTCGCCGGGCCCGGGACGGAGGCCGTCCTGGTGACCACTCCCCAGGAACGGGCGCTGGACGACGTTCGCCGGAGCGTCTCCTTCTGCCGAATGCTGCACCTGCCGGCGGCGGGGATCGTGGAAAACATGAGCGGCCTGGTCTGCCCGCACTGCGGCGTGGATATCGACCTTTTCAAGCGCGGAGGGGGAGAGAAGCTGGCGGCCGAGACCGGGGTCCCGTTTTTGGGCCGAATCCCCCTGGACGAACGGATCGTCGATTCCGGCGAGACCGGCCGTCCCTTCGTCAGCGCGCACCCCGACGGGCCGCCCGCCCGGGCCCTGCGCGCCGTCATCGCCGCCCTGACCGCCAAGCCGGCGGCCGCCCCGGAAGCGGGCGGCGCCTCAACCACCACGGAGGAACAACCATGA
- a CDS encoding lamin tail domain-containing protein translates to MKRIRPSRISVAVLAVLAAAGGGRTARAGDDLYMRAWYIQYVPEGESALYGDCAFYEFPGEDGILDTEDDRNLLMDGGRSGFAYDVLLPFLRERIGTDGIVWNMSVSSPGADHYGGLQAVADNFPVASYFENTIWPEGDKPDYDTLIATLEAKGTDIYTYDAGDWLSGTETTVGDGWDPRIGARVLCANSDEPWDGADDNYWAGVIQIRCGQSVFLTGGDADGNHQEYWLVNETAPHSYAGASAELADTDVYKFHHHGSKYSSYQDFMDIVSPRYGVVPVAYGYGAGSHSHPTREALDRVWSAGGVVYRVDLDGTVLVKCDDRGNFDITRSRAYVDETETPGGSSDMVYPPPAVPAGLEVESVGDETVTLIWEEDTSVYSYDVFRSDVSGGDSGAGLHANPGCEATGIYEKVNPGLVTEPGFTDTGLTPGRTYYYRVACRQIYTESYYQTCYESRYSNEVSALTTGGKTPSPTPYGYKTPSPTPSATPSTSPTPTTTPTVTPTPSATPTTTPSATPSPSPTARLGAVVINEILADPPYWGAGDANRDGEVSSWQDEFVELVNRTGLPVELGGATISDNASERFTFPDGFSLEAGAAVVVFGGGTPTGAFGEATVFTVGTEYGLWLTNGGDTVILELDGEVLDSVTYGEEGGMDQSLTRCPDEDGGFLLHTLAAGDEDSLYSPGTRIDGSPFVYVPTPTVTPSPISPPPSPYGYETPSPSPSLTPSPSATPTPSPT, encoded by the coding sequence ATGAAGAGGATCCGTCCGTCAAGAATATCGGTGGCGGTGCTGGCGGTACTGGCCGCAGCCGGGGGGGGCCGTACGGCGCGCGCCGGCGACGACCTTTACATGCGGGCCTGGTATATCCAGTACGTGCCCGAGGGAGAGTCCGCGCTCTACGGGGACTGCGCCTTCTACGAATTCCCCGGAGAAGACGGCATCCTCGACACCGAGGACGACCGCAACCTGCTCATGGACGGCGGGCGCTCCGGCTTCGCCTACGACGTCCTGCTCCCCTTTCTGCGCGAGCGGATCGGCACGGACGGGATCGTCTGGAACATGTCGGTCTCCTCCCCCGGGGCCGACCACTACGGGGGGTTGCAGGCCGTGGCCGACAACTTCCCCGTGGCCAGCTACTTCGAAAACACGATCTGGCCCGAGGGCGACAAACCCGATTACGACACCCTGATCGCGACCCTCGAGGCCAAGGGAACCGACATCTACACCTACGACGCCGGCGACTGGCTGAGCGGGACCGAAACCACGGTCGGCGACGGCTGGGACCCCCGCATCGGCGCCCGGGTGCTCTGCGCCAACTCCGACGAACCCTGGGACGGGGCCGACGACAACTACTGGGCCGGGGTGATCCAGATCCGCTGCGGCCAGAGCGTCTTCCTCACCGGGGGCGACGCCGACGGCAACCACCAGGAGTACTGGCTGGTCAACGAGACCGCCCCCCACAGCTACGCGGGGGCGAGCGCCGAGCTGGCCGACACCGACGTCTACAAGTTCCACCACCACGGGAGCAAGTACTCCAGCTACCAGGACTTCATGGATATCGTCTCGCCCCGGTACGGAGTGGTCCCGGTCGCCTACGGCTACGGAGCCGGGTCCCACAGCCACCCCACCCGGGAGGCCCTGGACCGGGTCTGGTCGGCCGGGGGCGTGGTCTACCGCGTCGACCTGGACGGGACCGTCCTGGTCAAATGCGACGACAGGGGCAACTTCGACATCACCCGTTCCCGCGCCTACGTCGACGAGACCGAGACCCCCGGCGGCTCCAGCGACATGGTCTACCCCCCCCCGGCCGTGCCCGCCGGGCTCGAGGTCGAATCGGTCGGAGACGAAACCGTTACCCTGATCTGGGAAGAGGACACTTCCGTCTACTCCTACGACGTCTTCCGTTCCGACGTCTCCGGCGGCGACTCCGGCGCCGGGCTGCACGCCAACCCCGGCTGCGAAGCCACCGGGATTTACGAAAAAGTCAACCCGGGCCTGGTCACCGAACCCGGCTTCACCGACACCGGCCTGACTCCGGGCCGGACCTACTACTACCGGGTGGCCTGCCGCCAGATCTACACGGAGTCCTACTATCAGACCTGCTACGAGAGCCGCTACTCCAACGAGGTCTCCGCCCTGACCACGGGGGGGAAGACCCCCTCCCCCACCCCTTACGGCTACAAAACGCCCTCGCCCACCCCTTCCGCCACTCCCTCCACATCCCCCACGCCCACCACCACCCCCACCGTCACCCCCACCCCCAGCGCCACTCCGACCACGACCCCGAGCGCCACCCCCAGCCCCTCTCCCACCGCCCGCCTGGGAGCCGTGGTCATCAACGAGATCCTGGCCGACCCCCCCTACTGGGGAGCCGGCGACGCCAACCGGGACGGAGAGGTTTCCTCCTGGCAGGACGAATTCGTCGAACTGGTCAACCGGACCGGCCTGCCCGTGGAATTGGGCGGGGCGACCATCAGCGACAACGCCAGCGAACGCTTCACCTTCCCCGATGGGTTCAGCCTGGAAGCGGGGGCGGCGGTGGTGGTCTTCGGGGGAGGCACCCCCACCGGTGCTTTCGGCGAAGCCACGGTCTTCACGGTCGGCACGGAGTACGGCCTCTGGCTCACCAACGGGGGAGACACCGTCATCCTCGAACTGGACGGCGAGGTCCTCGACTCCGTGACCTACGGAGAGGAAGGCGGCATGGACCAGTCCCTAACCCGTTGCCCGGACGAAGACGGGGGTTTCCTGCTCCACACCCTGGCCGCCGGCGACGAGGATTCCCTGTATTCGCCCGGCACCAGGATCGACGGCTCACCCTTCGTCTACGTTCCCACTCCCACCGTCACCCCCTCGCCCATCAGCCCCCCCCCCTCCCCGTACGGCTACGAAACGCCCAGCCCCAGCCCCAGCCTCACGCCTTCCCCCTCCGCCACCCCCACCCCGAGCCCGAC
- a CDS encoding DUF1566 domain-containing protein — protein MRYLRSIVPAALALAAGIASAEDFNGDGTGDVAIFRDSSGLWGVRGVTQFYFGGAGDLPKPGDYSGNGTDTPAVFRATAGLWAVRGVTRVYFGASGDKPKPGDYNGDGTEDIGIFREDAGLWAARGITRFYFGAAGDKALAPDVAYGELRTSGLLRTGQTTIYYSGDDGAYQAGRRFFYTDHGDGTVTDNVTGLMWPTDGTGAGCFNGQTATWAEALDYCNTLTFAEHNDWRLPNVRELLSLADYGRTTPCLDTGIFINTIVGYHWTSTPDDSGTSAWSVHFYDGDLHVWNKTVYGLYVRPVRGGI, from the coding sequence ATGAGATATCTCCGTTCGATCGTACCGGCGGCACTGGCCCTGGCGGCAGGGATAGCCTCGGCCGAGGATTTCAACGGGGACGGCACGGGAGACGTGGCCATCTTCCGCGATTCCTCGGGCCTCTGGGGGGTGCGGGGGGTGACCCAGTTTTATTTCGGAGGGGCGGGAGATCTCCCCAAGCCCGGCGACTATTCCGGCAACGGGACCGACACCCCGGCCGTATTCCGGGCAACGGCCGGCCTTTGGGCGGTCCGGGGGGTGACCCGGGTTTACTTCGGAGCTTCCGGCGACAAGCCCAAACCCGGCGATTACAACGGGGACGGAACGGAGGACATCGGGATCTTCCGGGAAGACGCCGGCCTCTGGGCGGCCCGGGGGATCACGCGTTTTTACTTCGGTGCCGCCGGCGACAAGGCCCTGGCCCCCGATGTCGCGTATGGCGAATTGCGGACCAGCGGCCTTCTCCGGACCGGTCAGACGACAATATATTATTCAGGCGACGACGGCGCCTATCAGGCGGGAAGAAGATTTTTCTATACCGACCACGGGGACGGGACGGTCACCGACAACGTGACCGGACTGATGTGGCCTACGGACGGGACCGGAGCGGGCTGTTTCAACGGCCAGACCGCCACCTGGGCGGAAGCTCTGGATTACTGTAATACCCTCACCTTCGCCGAGCACAACGACTGGCGCCTCCCCAACGTCCGCGAACTCCTCTCCCTTGCCGACTACGGTAGAACCACTCCCTGCCTGGACACCGGCATATTTATCAACACCATAGTCGGCTACCACTGGACCTCTACTCCGGATGACAGCGGGACCAGCGCCTGGAGCGTGCATTTTTACGACGGTGATTTGCACGTCTGGAATAAAACCGTGTACGGCCTTTATGTCCGTCCCGTTCGCGGCGGCATCTAA